The Paenibacillus sp. FSL R7-0204 genome includes a region encoding these proteins:
- a CDS encoding amidohydrolase, whose protein sequence is MKTLIKGATILTMGNEEPYIGDILIDGDRIADIQSIISTGADVVIHGEGMAAMPGLINAHQHSSMSLLRGFSDDLKLMDWLNQKMLPAEARMTPEDIYWGAKLAMAEMIKSGTTAFADMYIHMNEIAAAVEEVGMRASLTRGLVFLDNDKGRRMSEALDLVRHWSGAAEGRITTMLGPHSPYTVPPQPFREIIDWAEQENIPIHTHLAETKEEVNQIREKYNQTPTEYLYHLGLFERAHVLLAHSVHLNRRDIVYLKSMRGGVSHNPVSNLKLGCGIAPIKEMADQGITIGLGTDGAGSATTLDMFEEIRAATWLQKLDYGDPTKLPAMDTLRMATAGSAELLRIAHEVGILEIGKKADIILIDMRKPHLQPIHNIHSLLAYSANGADVDTTIVNGKVLMQGRQLLTIDEDELLEQVSLRSKRIVEGI, encoded by the coding sequence ATGAAGACGTTAATCAAAGGCGCGACCATCTTAACCATGGGAAACGAGGAACCATATATCGGGGATATTCTCATCGACGGGGACCGCATAGCGGACATTCAGTCCATCATATCCACTGGGGCAGATGTGGTCATTCATGGCGAGGGTATGGCAGCAATGCCCGGGCTGATCAATGCTCACCAACACTCGTCTATGAGCTTATTGCGGGGCTTTTCCGACGATTTGAAGCTTATGGATTGGTTAAACCAAAAGATGCTTCCTGCTGAAGCACGAATGACGCCAGAGGATATTTATTGGGGAGCGAAGCTCGCGATGGCGGAAATGATTAAATCGGGTACGACTGCCTTCGCCGACATGTACATCCACATGAATGAAATCGCGGCAGCGGTAGAAGAGGTCGGTATGCGGGCTTCTTTAACGCGGGGTTTGGTTTTCCTCGATAATGACAAAGGGCGGCGAATGTCGGAGGCGCTCGATCTCGTTCGTCACTGGAGCGGTGCAGCAGAAGGCAGAATCACGACCATGCTGGGGCCGCATTCCCCTTACACAGTTCCTCCGCAGCCCTTTAGAGAGATTATCGACTGGGCGGAGCAGGAGAACATTCCTATACATACTCATTTGGCCGAAACGAAAGAGGAAGTCAATCAGATTCGGGAAAAGTATAATCAAACCCCAACCGAATATTTGTATCACCTCGGTCTGTTTGAACGGGCACATGTGCTCCTCGCACATAGCGTGCATCTAAATCGCCGTGATATTGTGTATTTGAAAAGTATGCGGGGTGGCGTGTCCCATAATCCAGTAAGCAATCTCAAGCTTGGCTGCGGCATAGCGCCGATCAAGGAGATGGCTGACCAAGGGATTACCATTGGTTTAGGCACGGATGGGGCGGGCAGCGCCACCACGTTAGATATGTTCGAGGAAATCCGGGCGGCAACATGGCTGCAAAAGTTGGATTACGGGGACCCTACGAAGCTTCCCGCTATGGATACTCTTCGCATGGCGACGGCTGGAAGTGCGGAATTGCTCCGCATTGCCCATGAGGTGGGCATATTGGAAATCGGGAAGAAGGCAGATATCATCTTGATTGATATGAGAAAACCGCACTTGCAGCCTATACACAACATCCATTCACTGCTCGCATACAGCGCTAACGGAGCGGACGTGGACACCACCATCGTTAACGGAAAAGTGTTAATGCAAGGCCGTCAACTGCTCACTATTGATGAAGACGAGTTATTGGAGCAAGTGTCGCTGCGCTCTAAGCGTATCGTTGAAGGCATCTAA
- a CDS encoding metallophosphoesterase family protein — protein sequence MIYITGDIHGSISVASRFNSRNFPEGRTLTKQDYVIIVGDFGLLWADDAEDRFWLKWLTEKPWTTLFIDGNHENFDLLESYPVFEWNGGRVHHITPSIISVKPKKGAEKNCPSKTH from the coding sequence ATGATCTACATAACAGGCGACATTCACGGTTCCATCAGTGTGGCCAGCCGTTTTAATTCAAGGAATTTCCCTGAAGGCAGGACGCTGACGAAGCAGGATTATGTCATAATCGTAGGGGATTTCGGCTTGTTGTGGGCAGATGACGCGGAGGATCGCTTTTGGCTAAAATGGCTTACTGAGAAACCATGGACCACCCTGTTTATTGACGGGAATCACGAGAACTTTGATCTGCTCGAATCCTACCCAGTCTTCGAATGGAACGGCGGTCGGGTGCATCACATTACTCCTAGTATCATATCGGTTAAACCAAAAAAAGGAGCAGAAAAAAACTGCCCCTCTAAGACTCATTAA
- a CDS encoding VOC family protein, translating into MKLCGVCILTDNAPRLAAFYEIVLKESPVVEGQHYGFDSAQLAVYNPGQVNVVNDKNMSLMFYVHDVLAEYDRLKQAIPGIGITSPPERRPWGAYSFWFLDPDGNTVSFIEKKDLP; encoded by the coding sequence ATGAAGCTTTGTGGAGTCTGTATTCTGACTGACAATGCGCCGCGCCTGGCTGCTTTTTATGAAATCGTGCTCAAGGAGTCTCCGGTTGTTGAAGGTCAGCATTATGGATTCGACAGCGCCCAGCTTGCGGTCTACAATCCGGGCCAAGTGAATGTGGTCAATGACAAGAATATGTCACTAATGTTCTATGTTCATGATGTCTTGGCTGAATATGACCGTCTGAAGCAAGCCATCCCCGGTATCGGGATTACCTCTCCACCTGAGCGCAGACCGTGGGGCGCCTATTCCTTCTGGTTCCTTGATCCCGACGGCAATACGGTTAGCTTCATTGAGAAGAAGGATCTACCGTGA
- a CDS encoding serine hydrolase domain-containing protein, which yields MKKTTRRTEMLLKGIAMMLIVILATAACWHEIGTLLASGEVDSESAMVQSIMDKTATPGVAILSTSNGKTEFKTYGYADKEQRRQVTAESLFEIGSTTKAFTALAVIMLQDQGALKYTDDVSQYLPEFAPAYKGEKAKITINHLLAHTSGIPSWSIRLIPEGSGKEQLTSTIHNISSLALDTQPGSAYQYATVNYDILAAVIERVTGMSYQDYVTEHILKPLGMNDSYFSTGQERKPGQFAQGYRVFFGKSMAYDAPRYYGNIAAGYLVTNLNDLQHWVNAQMGSSKIPDDLQKAIGQSHDPDHRTAGQESENLFYAFGWSQNSETHEIRHSGSNPNYSSQVIIDPQRKEGVFVLANLNSTAPTLIAQNIYDQMQGQQMKTFKYDDTYILMDGIASLLVVFTVIGIAFKLIRLAGGRSDFATEKGIRRQKIKARVTLFIRALLLLLVLGWPFLVNYNYTMISVWMSYSILLWMGLASLSCVLSMILAGRHWR from the coding sequence ATGAAGAAGACAACGCGAAGAACAGAAATGCTGCTAAAAGGTATTGCGATGATGCTGATCGTGATCCTTGCTACGGCTGCATGTTGGCATGAGATTGGAACTCTTTTGGCCTCAGGGGAGGTTGACAGTGAGTCCGCTATGGTGCAGAGTATCATGGACAAAACAGCGACCCCAGGTGTAGCGATCCTATCTACCAGTAACGGTAAGACCGAATTTAAAACCTACGGCTACGCCGATAAGGAGCAGCGAAGGCAAGTTACAGCGGAGTCGCTTTTTGAAATAGGCTCAACGACCAAGGCGTTCACGGCTCTGGCCGTGATTATGCTACAGGATCAGGGAGCCTTGAAGTATACCGATGATGTCTCGCAATACCTGCCAGAGTTTGCTCCGGCCTATAAGGGGGAGAAGGCCAAGATCACAATTAACCACCTACTCGCACATACCAGCGGTATTCCGTCTTGGAGCATCCGCCTGATCCCCGAAGGTTCGGGTAAGGAGCAGCTTACATCGACCATACATAACATATCCAGCCTTGCGCTGGATACCCAGCCGGGCAGTGCCTATCAGTACGCAACGGTGAATTACGATATTCTGGCAGCGGTCATTGAACGGGTGACAGGGATGAGTTATCAGGATTATGTGACGGAGCACATCCTTAAGCCGCTGGGGATGAACGACAGCTATTTCTCGACAGGACAGGAACGGAAGCCGGGGCAGTTTGCGCAGGGGTATCGGGTGTTTTTTGGCAAAAGCATGGCCTACGATGCTCCCAGATACTACGGCAATATAGCCGCAGGGTATCTGGTGACCAACTTGAACGATTTGCAGCACTGGGTTAATGCCCAGATGGGAAGCAGCAAGATCCCGGATGATCTGCAGAAGGCCATTGGGCAATCGCATGATCCTGACCACCGTACAGCGGGGCAAGAAAGTGAGAATCTATTCTATGCCTTCGGCTGGAGCCAAAACTCGGAGACGCATGAAATCCGTCATAGCGGAAGCAACCCGAATTATTCCTCCCAGGTAATCATCGATCCGCAGCGGAAGGAGGGCGTGTTCGTACTGGCTAACCTGAACTCTACCGCACCCACGCTCATTGCCCAGAATATCTATGATCAGATGCAAGGGCAGCAGATGAAGACCTTTAAGTATGATGATACCTATATCCTAATGGATGGGATAGCTTCGTTGTTAGTTGTGTTCACTGTGATTGGGATTGCGTTTAAACTCATCCGGCTGGCAGGAGGGAGAAGCGATTTTGCCACAGAGAAGGGAATCCGTCGTCAAAAGATCAAGGCTCGTGTTACCCTGTTTATCAGAGCGCTGTTGTTACTATTGGTGCTAGGCTGGCCTTTTTTGGTAAACTACAATTACACCATGATTAGTGTATGGATGTCCTATTCGATATTGCTGTGGATGGGGCTGGCTTCGCTTAGCTGCGTGTTGTCTATGATTCTGGCAGGCAGACATTGGCGTTGA
- a CDS encoding M28 family peptidase — protein sequence MRSKFNGELSGILFLILAFGASVFIGKEMLFAVLAIMVLLAQLGIYTFHLKERGKLFWVYAVALVTEILFLVTNEFWLFILATLLLIVAGAWNVFWAGEVRKSGKVLLVVRRVLYGIVALVSSVVWIVNIYAQPITRSVTLPADLTAEVNNDQLDSPTTMLKNIETMNSYGSRTTGSEGHNRFIAWLQQQVTDMGLTVYRDKYTFDRWEEKRSSVTIDNEDIHVSSAFPYSGETDTNGVTGEFVYTKPGKYEEAKGKIAVVEIKNFKNFPMALVMNIHEKFRAPGGIPSDEGDLVLTTALKHAKLDEAKEQGVKAVIIVWDGVSDEKAEKQYLPFTEHYFGIPAVWVNKTDGQRVVNAAKELKVGTVILEAETQKNAPTESFYVKIAGKNKKESIIVNTHTDGVNVVEEDGAIGMLSMIRYLQQQEQPERTMIFAFVTGHFRLPEFKGTSQATSTWMQAHPELWDGTDGHLKAVAGLTVEHLGSLEWKDNASGQYGPTGEISTEFAYAGNEIMEAIWKKAVEDRSNTRTVILRGHNKFQFGESQPLFNAGIPMIGLIPMPDYLLVDSADREMDKFDVNLMHEQVGSLLKALQLMDRTETTALGTADKYSFFIGRSK from the coding sequence ATGAGAAGTAAATTTAATGGAGAATTGTCGGGGATTCTATTCCTGATTCTAGCGTTTGGTGCTTCTGTATTTATCGGGAAAGAAATGTTATTCGCTGTACTAGCAATTATGGTTCTATTGGCACAATTAGGTATTTATACTTTTCACCTCAAAGAAAGAGGTAAACTGTTCTGGGTCTATGCAGTTGCCCTCGTAACCGAGATTTTATTCTTAGTCACTAATGAGTTTTGGTTGTTCATACTCGCTACTTTACTGCTTATCGTCGCAGGGGCATGGAATGTGTTTTGGGCTGGTGAAGTGCGTAAGAGCGGGAAGGTTTTGCTAGTAGTTCGGAGAGTGCTGTACGGTATTGTCGCTTTAGTTTCCAGTGTAGTTTGGATCGTTAATATCTATGCTCAGCCGATTACCCGGTCCGTTACTCTGCCAGCTGATTTAACTGCTGAAGTCAACAATGACCAGCTTGATTCTCCAACCACCATGTTGAAAAATATAGAAACTATGAATTCCTACGGCAGCCGTACAACGGGCTCAGAAGGTCACAATCGGTTCATTGCCTGGTTACAGCAGCAGGTGACGGATATGGGGCTTACTGTGTACCGTGATAAGTATACTTTTGATCGCTGGGAAGAGAAGCGCAGCTCTGTGACCATAGATAACGAGGATATTCATGTATCCTCTGCGTTTCCTTACTCAGGCGAGACCGATACAAATGGAGTTACCGGAGAGTTTGTCTACACCAAACCTGGTAAATATGAGGAAGCCAAGGGCAAAATAGCCGTCGTTGAAATCAAGAACTTTAAGAATTTCCCCATGGCACTGGTGATGAATATACACGAAAAATTTCGGGCACCAGGCGGTATTCCTTCAGATGAGGGCGATCTGGTCCTTACCACAGCTTTGAAGCATGCTAAATTGGACGAAGCCAAGGAACAGGGCGTCAAAGCAGTCATTATCGTCTGGGATGGTGTTTCAGATGAAAAGGCTGAAAAGCAATACCTCCCCTTCACCGAGCATTATTTCGGAATCCCGGCAGTATGGGTCAATAAAACAGATGGGCAGAGAGTGGTCAACGCAGCTAAGGAGCTTAAAGTGGGCACAGTAATTTTAGAGGCAGAAACACAGAAAAATGCGCCGACTGAATCTTTTTATGTGAAAATTGCAGGAAAGAACAAAAAGGAATCGATCATCGTTAATACGCATACTGACGGTGTAAATGTGGTAGAAGAAGACGGTGCGATTGGAATGCTCTCCATGATTCGTTACCTGCAGCAGCAGGAGCAGCCAGAACGGACTATGATCTTCGCCTTTGTAACAGGACATTTCAGATTGCCCGAATTCAAAGGTACCTCGCAGGCAACCTCAACCTGGATGCAGGCACATCCTGAACTGTGGGATGGTACAGATGGGCACCTGAAAGCCGTGGCAGGACTCACTGTAGAACATCTAGGCAGCTTGGAATGGAAGGACAATGCTTCCGGACAATATGGACCCACTGGAGAAATAAGCACTGAATTTGCCTATGCAGGAAATGAAATCATGGAAGCCATTTGGAAGAAAGCCGTTGAAGATAGAAGTAACACCAGGACCGTTATCTTACGCGGACATAATAAGTTTCAATTCGGTGAGAGTCAGCCCCTGTTCAATGCCGGGATTCCAATGATTGGACTCATCCCCATGCCGGATTATCTCCTGGTAGATAGCGCAGACAGAGAAATGGATAAATTCGATGTGAATCTGATGCACGAACAAGTCGGGTCTCTATTGAAGGCATTACAGCTTATGGATCGTACAGAGACTACCGCGCTGGGGACGGCAGATAAATATTCGTTTTTCATTGGGCGGAGTAAGTAG
- a CDS encoding DUF4275 family protein — protein sequence MKKTKLTDILHKRNIQYTEVGRWGKYLRGVWEKEFAETISSDEKRKIYLNDFLWNLFSYSRVKAYEKDYAKNAFNNELKNRVYVFYQHSDLALTIENAKDIVAENIKNEDDIYIVDTEFQWTYVNTHESFTGPYFYHKKKNIHMTNG from the coding sequence ATGAAAAAGACAAAGCTTACAGATATACTTCATAAACGAAATATTCAATATACTGAGGTTGGTAGATGGGGGAAGTATCTTAGAGGCGTCTGGGAGAAGGAATTTGCTGAGACTATAAGCAGCGATGAGAAAAGGAAAATATATTTGAACGACTTTTTATGGAATCTATTCAGCTACAGTAGGGTGAAAGCTTACGAGAAGGACTATGCAAAAAATGCATTTAACAATGAACTGAAGAATCGTGTATATGTGTTTTATCAACATTCTGATCTTGCATTAACTATAGAGAATGCGAAGGATATTGTTGCTGAAAATATTAAAAATGAAGACGATATTTATATCGTAGATACTGAATTTCAATGGACGTATGTGAACACTCATGAATCATTTACTGGACCTTATTTTTATCATAAAAAGAAGAATATTCACATGACCAACGGTTAA
- a CDS encoding MazG nucleotide pyrophosphohydrolase domain-containing protein, translating into MDITEFQQWVREYYKNRNWSDLDIFVRIGFLAEETGEVARAIRALEIGRDRPDEVAGTFQENKAELTEELGDVLGNLIVIANKYDISLEDILISHKQKLQARYSEN; encoded by the coding sequence ATGGATATCACTGAATTTCAACAATGGGTTAGGGAATATTACAAGAATCGTAACTGGTCGGACTTAGATATATTTGTTCGTATTGGATTTCTTGCTGAAGAAACTGGGGAAGTCGCCCGCGCAATTCGTGCATTAGAGATTGGCAGGGATCGTCCAGACGAGGTTGCAGGCACATTTCAAGAGAATAAAGCTGAATTAACAGAAGAACTTGGAGATGTTCTAGGAAATCTCATTGTCATCGCCAATAAATATGATATATCGCTTGAAGATATCTTGATATCGCATAAGCAAAAGCTTCAGGCACGCTATTCAGAAAATTAA
- a CDS encoding MerR family transcriptional regulator, producing MLPFEQAEENLTRRYQREETVARINWIKELKANGLSIPQIKEAIGLG from the coding sequence ATGCTGCCTTTTGAACAGGCTGAAGAGAATCTAACACGCAGATACCAAAGAGAGGAAACCGTCGCACGCATTAATTGGATCAAAGAGCTGAAAGCGAACGGTTTATCGATCCCGCAAATTAAAGAAGCGATAGGCCTCGGATGA
- a CDS encoding putative immunity protein → MKLEDYAWNKHEQKLKEEQTEFKHSKPKIKIIDNTELRNKIEEALEKIPQKLVAQWILKVATPYLYYLDDHLKDDSRINLGIETLQKRIDGSIRASDLRKVGFVVNELAKESKSDISKYSARSFAQAIATGHMRGHALVSSDYAIKATNVLTDNSTDSSTKERERQLNLIHEVILTPPDLQA, encoded by the coding sequence GTGAAATTAGAAGATTACGCATGGAATAAACATGAGCAAAAATTAAAAGAAGAACAAACAGAATTCAAGCATAGTAAACCTAAGATAAAAATTATAGATAACACCGAATTGCGTAATAAAATTGAAGAGGCTCTTGAAAAAATACCGCAGAAGTTAGTTGCTCAATGGATTTTAAAAGTAGCAACTCCGTACTTGTATTACTTAGATGACCATTTAAAAGATGACTCACGAATAAATTTAGGGATAGAAACTTTACAAAAACGAATAGACGGAAGCATTAGAGCCTCCGATTTACGGAAGGTTGGATTTGTAGTTAATGAATTGGCGAAAGAATCCAAATCAGACATTAGCAAGTATTCTGCACGTTCCTTTGCCCAAGCCATTGCTACAGGACATATGAGAGGACATGCTTTAGTTAGCAGTGATTACGCAATAAAGGCAACAAATGTATTAACTGATAACTCCACAGATTCTTCGACAAAGGAGAGGGAAAGACAATTGAATTTAATACATGAAGTAATTCTAACGCCTCCAGATCTTCAAGCTTGA
- a CDS encoding DUF6809 family protein, with the protein MILEDLYYGSLRPNERMKPNDPELRRINQRIIDSLEMLKERLPKEDFDQVEETMELHSESCSLNSALSFTQGYKIGALMMIEVFGEDKSSI; encoded by the coding sequence ATGATTTTGGAGGATTTGTATTATGGGAGTTTGCGTCCCAATGAGCGGATGAAGCCAAACGATCCAGAATTGCGAAGGATTAATCAGCGGATTATTGATTCATTAGAAATGCTTAAAGAGAGACTACCAAAAGAAGATTTCGATCAGGTCGAGGAGACGATGGAGCTACATAGTGAATCCTGTTCGCTAAATTCGGCATTATCTTTTACCCAAGGCTACAAAATAGGTGCGTTAATGATGATTGAGGTTTTTGGCGAGGACAAAAGCTCTATTTAA
- a CDS encoding SAM-dependent methyltransferase yields the protein MSKEIKLDLRRIVFIGRTFEEYMSMFNLTQRELKGRSILDCPAGACSFTAYANKLGADVTATDIAYFHDYEDLHTKGLKDLEHAMTKMESAQTNYLWDYFQSVDELKQHRSRALTDCAEDMKNHPGRYIASALPTLPFKDKQFDMTLSAHFLFMYSDRLDFYFHRQTIQELLRVTKQEIRIFPLVGLSGERYRQLDELLTFLHQQGCSTEEITVGYEFQKGANSMLKITL from the coding sequence ATGAGCAAAGAGATTAAATTGGATTTAAGACGTATCGTGTTTATTGGAAGGACTTTTGAAGAATACATGTCCATGTTTAATTTAACACAGAGGGAATTGAAGGGACGGTCTATTCTGGATTGCCCCGCTGGAGCATGTTCGTTCACGGCCTATGCAAATAAACTAGGTGCCGACGTAACAGCAACGGATATCGCTTATTTTCATGATTATGAGGATCTTCACACAAAAGGCCTGAAAGACTTGGAACACGCCATGACCAAAATGGAAAGTGCCCAAACCAACTACTTATGGGATTATTTCCAATCCGTTGACGAACTGAAACAACATCGATCCCGCGCCTTAACTGATTGTGCAGAGGATATGAAAAACCATCCCGGGCGTTATATCGCATCGGCACTGCCTACGCTCCCATTCAAGGATAAGCAATTTGATATGACTCTGTCTGCACACTTTTTGTTTATGTATTCAGATAGGCTTGATTTTTATTTCCATAGGCAAACGATCCAAGAGCTACTTCGGGTAACCAAACAGGAAATTCGGATTTTTCCTTTAGTCGGCCTTTCAGGAGAGAGATATCGTCAATTGGATGAGCTGCTCACCTTCTTACATCAACAGGGTTGTTCAACTGAAGAAATAACGGTCGGATACGAGTTTCAAAAGGGAGCAAACAGCATGTTGAAGATCACTCTTTAG
- a CDS encoding VOC family protein: MKLGATLYIKNTTEAVAFYSEAFGLTLGYHERFPDGTFMHASLLRDGQEVFAVSESHNDNLVRIMLSSSLEGSRPTMSYGINFEREEEVNKAYEMLAKGGTVLFPLGALPWSSCCAEVVDKYGVYWYITVDPSSQ; the protein is encoded by the coding sequence ATGAAACTAGGAGCAACCTTATACATTAAGAATACCACTGAAGCTGTAGCATTTTATTCAGAAGCCTTTGGACTTACCCTGGGCTATCATGAGAGATTCCCGGATGGCACATTTATGCACGCATCATTACTTAGAGATGGACAAGAAGTATTTGCTGTCAGCGAATCACACAATGATAATTTGGTTAGAATTATGCTCTCATCATCACTAGAGGGATCACGTCCAACTATGAGTTATGGGATTAACTTTGAGCGTGAAGAAGAAGTGAACAAGGCATACGAAATGCTAGCGAAGGGCGGCACGGTGTTATTTCCGTTAGGCGCCCTTCCCTGGAGCTCCTGCTGTGCTGAAGTCGTCGATAAGTACGGTGTGTACTGGTATATCACGGTAGATCCTTCTTCTCAATGA